The Candidatus Campbellbacteria bacterium genomic interval ACCAAAATAGATGGCGTATGTCGTCTATTTTATTTGGCTCCGCGGACAGGGCTCGAACCTGTGACCGCCCGGTTAACAGCCGGGTGCTCTACCAACTGAGCTACCGCGGAATATCTAATATATTACCATTAAATCTGCCAAAAGTGGAGTGTCTTTATTTCCTCCTAATTTTCAACAATGTATTTTTATCTTTAATGGTTATATTGTTATTTTATGGTATTTTATTATCTGTATGTTTATTTTATACACAAAAAACGGATGCCCTTTCTGTGAGAAGGTTAAGGAGTTTATGGGGAATAATGATCTTGCCTTTGAGGAGCGTGAGATTAGCGATGATGATAATAGGTCTATGCTTCTTGAGAAGGGTGGAAAGCAACAAGTACCGTTTCTTATAGATGATGAGCTTGGAAAGTCAATGTATGAGTCGATGGATATAATAACTTATTTGACTGAGAATTATGTTTCTATAAACAATGGTAGTGGCGATTCTCTTGAAGAAGAATAAATCAATTACGAGTCATCTTTTAATTGATTTTTAATTTCTTCCCGTTTTTCTCTTATCAACTTCCAAAATAGGGCAGGCGGATTTTTTTTCCAGTTTTTTGAGGTGTGATATATTTCTCTTATCTCATCAACTGTAAATTTTCCTGTTTGGTATAGAACTTTTTCAAAGTCATTCTGGGAGAGCATGTCATCGCATATCTCTTGGACCAGCGCGGCTCGCGAGGATGTCGCTGCTTTTTTGTCATCGCTTCTTTTCCGATTCATCGCTGTCGGCAGAAGGGATGATATGTGCTTGAATTCTTTTGGCATTTTTGGGTCAATAAATTGGGTCAATAAATATGGTATCAAAATATGGGCTAATTTGGTAGTGCTTTTATTTTCATATCAAAAATGGTAGAATATGGGAATAATTATTTGTATGTCAGCTATAACTTCAAAACAGAAAACATCTTTTGTTGTAAAGGGTAGGGTGGGTGAGAAATATCTTAATGGCTCTGTTTCTATATCTGGAGC includes:
- a CDS encoding glutathione S-transferase N-terminal domain-containing protein, coding for MFILYTKNGCPFCEKVKEFMGNNDLAFEEREISDDDNRSMLLEKGGKQQVPFLIDDELGKSMYESMDIITYLTENYVSINNGSGDSLEEE